In Acidisarcina polymorpha, the DNA window TTCCCGCCCCCAGCTAATCTCGCGTTTATGGGCTGAGGTGTCGTAATCAAGTAGGAGTGGCTTTGCGGTCGCAGACGCCACTCCGTTGTTCCCTGCGCATGATTGTCCACGTCACCCGATGCACCCCGCGCATTTGCCTCCTCGGCGCAGAAGATAGCAGCGCCCGCTCTGGCAGCCCTACACGTCAGCGTCTCTGAGCGCCCCTTCCAGATTTCCCTCCTGTTTAGCCTCATATATGTATGGTTTAGCAAGCCGAGTGAGCAATCCAGCTATCGCCTTAAATTGCTTATGCCAGCGAATGATGGTCTGCCCCTTAGCCAATGCTCAACAGCAGGTTGGCATGACTTTCGTAACGTAAACACGGCCTCGGGCACGAACCGAACTCCCTCTCGCTGCATCAAATTCGCCTCCATAACAAGAGTCTTATCTCCATAAGACTAGTTAGTAACATTAGATATAAAATCCATTACCTTGGTAATTTTATTATTTATTGAAACACTCCTGTGAGCCGAAAATTACTTCATAGTTGACAGTAAAGAACGCTGTCGATCGCTAATAAAGATTTTATCAAGTAAGTGGCACTTTGAGTTATATAACATGACCGGTGTACCTCTGTCTTTGGTCCGCCGGGATTGATATAACTTGGTGTTTTTGTTGCCGACTGCTTGTTGATCCGCCTGGTGCGACGGTTAAGCCAATTCCAAACTTGAACATTCGGTGATCCCCCGTCTCAGAGCTGTGCGTGCTGGGGTCATGGGGACCTCGTGTCCGAAAACCTAATTAAGCTGAGGGAGTACATCGTGCAGTCAAACAAGTATACGTCCAATCTGCCCAGAATCATTGCAAGGCTGTCTTTGCTTGCAGTTGCACTTACAATGTTAGTAACAACGATGTACTCCCAGGGGCAGCAAACAATTCAGATCACCGCGACGAATCCGGATGGAACGAACACCGGAACCGCCCGGGTCGGAGTGCCGGTCAGCCTCGTGGCAACGGTATCCGCGGGTCCATACCAAGTGGTCAATTGGAGTATTACCGGCGGCGGTAGTGTCTCCGCGACCAGTAACTCGGCTGCGACCTATACGCCGCCTCTAACTATGCCCTCAAGCACCAGCGTCACGATTACGGCATATCTGCATTCGGCGCCATCGGTGACGCAATCTTATGCGCTGTCGCTGATCTACCCGGTACCCTCGGTCACTTCAACCGCCATTCCGCAGGCGGAGCCGGGCTACACCTATACCAACACAAATGTGAACGGAGTCGGCTTTGTTCCGGGCACCGTAGTGAGCGCCAATGGGGCTGCGCTGACGACGACCTACAAGGATTGGAACCACGTATCGGTTACGCTTCCGACACCGGCGACTGCGAGCGGCTTCCTCACTCTCCAGGCCGCTAACCCAACTCCGGGAGGAGGATCGGGGGCAAGCTACAATCAGCCGGTTCAGCCCACATCGATCGTACTTACGGCCACGAATCCGGATGGCACGAACACCGGAACGGCCAGATTAGGCGTGAATGTCAATGTGGCTGCAGTGGTATCCGGATCGGTTTCGAAGACCGTCACCTGGAGTGTTACTGGATCCGGTTCTATTTCAGGTAGTGGGGTGTACACTCCACCGAGTTCCATGCCTACCAATGGAAACGTCACTATTACGGCGACCCTGACCTCAAATCCCGCGGTCTCAACTCCCTATCCGCTGACGCTTGTCAATCCGGCGCCGGTAATCACGAGCATGAGCCCGCTGAATGCTCCTGCGGGTTCGACGATAGCGGTAACGCTGACCGGTCATGGGTTCGTTCCCGGAACCACGATCGTCTCGAACGTCGGTTCCATCGGAAGCACGACCTATCAATCGCCGACCTCAGTAGTCGCTCAATTGACTCTTCCTGCCTCGGCAACGGGCAATCTTTCGTTGCAGGCGCAGAACCCCGCTCCCGGCGGCGGTCTGGGAGCAGCTTTGCAGTCGGCGATCTCCACTTTGCAGATCACGGCGACGAATGCTGCCGGCACTAATACCGGTACGGCCCAACTGGGTGTGCCCGTGAATCTGACGGCGACGGTGGCGAACTCGCAATATGCGGTCATTTCCTGGACGCTGCAAGGCGCCGGAACGCTAGTCCGGAGTGGCAATAATGGTCAATACGCGACCTACACCGCTCCAACTACAATGCCTTCGAATACGAACGTTTCAATCACTGCATCTTTGTCGTCGTATTCAGCGTTGGCAACCACTTACGCAATCAGTCTTGGCAATCCCATCCCTTCGGTAGCATCGGCAACTCCGACACAACTATTGACGGGCGGAACGCAGTCGGTTGCGTTAGCTGGATCTGGATTCATGCCTGGAACCGTGGTCCTCTTCAACGGAGCCTCGCTGCCGACAACTTATACGAATTACAACTCGGCGACAGTCCAAGTACCGGTAGCGGCGAATGCAACGGGCACGCTGAGCCTTCAAGTGCAAAATCCGAGCCCCGGTGGGGGTACCGGCAACACGTTTACTGAATCCGTGATGCCTAACACCATTAGCCTTACGGCGACCGATGCCGACGGCACCAACACCGGCACGGCGGAGCTGAGCACCAACGTCTCAATGGTTGCGGCTGTGAGCGGGTCCGAACAGACGGCAGTGAACTGGAGTGTGGCCGGAGCTGGCTCTATCTCGAGCAACGGGGTCTACACCGCGCCGGCGGCGCTTCCAACCAACACCGCAGTGACCATCACTGCTGCGCTGGCGTCCAACCCCGCAATTACGGCGAGCTATTCATTGAACGTTATTAATCCCATCGCGGTCATCAGCGGCTCCAGTCCGTCTCTTGCTCCTGCCGGAGAGTCGACGGCCATCACCTTCACCGGTACCGGATTCGTCCCGAGCACGGTGGTCCTGGTGAACAATACGCCGGTGCCGACGACCTATCAGTCGGCGACATCGGTGGTTGCCGAGGTGACGGTATCGCCAAGCGACACCGGAAACCTCTCCATCACCGCCCAAAATCCCGCGCCTGGGGGTGGCACGAGCCTCTTCTATCTGGAGTCGATCTCGGCGTCGCTCGGCGTCAGAGCAGCGGCCCGGATCCTCGATCAGACGACGTTTGGACCTACCAGCGCATTGATCTCGCATGTTCAGCAAGAGGGGATCGATGCCTGGCTATCGGAGCAGTTCAACACCCCACAGACAGTATTGGCTCCGGTTTATTCAACCCACCCTTCTTATTGCAGCGCAGCTGAATACTGCACCGAGTCAGAGTGGTACCAGGCGGTGCTAACGGGCAACGATCAACTCCGCCAGAGAGTAGCCTTCGCACTGAGCGAGCTCTATGTCATCTCGGCGTTCCCGATCACCGGAGTCGGGGTCACTCCGTACATCAACATGCTGGCGGCCGACGCCTTCACCAACTGGCACCAGATCATGACCGACGTGACGTTGTCGCCGGCCATGGGCATTTACCTGGACATGCTGGACAGCCACTCGCCGACCGGAACTGAGATAGCCGACGAGAACTACGCGCGGGAGTTCATGCAGTTATTCAACATGGGAATCTACCTTCTGAACCAGGACGGCAGCTTGCAGCTGGATGGCAACGGAAATCCGATCCCTGCCTACACCGAAGCCCAGGTGGAGGCGTTCGCCCGGGCCTTTACCGGCTGGACCTACGCCAATGCGGATGGTTCTACGCCATCTTCTCTGATCGGCGTGCCCAACTACTTTCATCCCATGGTGGCCGTCGAGGCCGACCATGATACGAATCCCAAAACACTCTTGAACGATACGGATCCCACGTCGTACAAAGGGACGACCTTGCCGTCAGGCCAGACTGCGGAGCAAGACGTGCAGGATGCGATCACTAACGTCTTCAACCATCCCAACGTTCCTCCTTTCGTCTCCAAGCAGCTCATTCAACACCTGGTCACCAGTATGCCGAGCCCCGGCTATATCTCCCGCGTGGCCTCGGTCTTCACCAACGATGGCAATGGCGTCCGCGGGAATATGACCGCGGTGCTGAATGCGATCTTTACCGATCCTGAAGCCAGGGCAGGAGACACGGATGCTTCCGCCGACGTAGGGAAGCTGCGCGAGCCGATTCTCTGGCTGACGGCGGTGATGCGCGGCC includes these proteins:
- a CDS encoding DUF1800 family protein, giving the protein MLVTTMYSQGQQTIQITATNPDGTNTGTARVGVPVSLVATVSAGPYQVVNWSITGGGSVSATSNSAATYTPPLTMPSSTSVTITAYLHSAPSVTQSYALSLIYPVPSVTSTAIPQAEPGYTYTNTNVNGVGFVPGTVVSANGAALTTTYKDWNHVSVTLPTPATASGFLTLQAANPTPGGGSGASYNQPVQPTSIVLTATNPDGTNTGTARLGVNVNVAAVVSGSVSKTVTWSVTGSGSISGSGVYTPPSSMPTNGNVTITATLTSNPAVSTPYPLTLVNPAPVITSMSPLNAPAGSTIAVTLTGHGFVPGTTIVSNVGSIGSTTYQSPTSVVAQLTLPASATGNLSLQAQNPAPGGGLGAALQSAISTLQITATNAAGTNTGTAQLGVPVNLTATVANSQYAVISWTLQGAGTLVRSGNNGQYATYTAPTTMPSNTNVSITASLSSYSALATTYAISLGNPIPSVASATPTQLLTGGTQSVALAGSGFMPGTVVLFNGASLPTTYTNYNSATVQVPVAANATGTLSLQVQNPSPGGGTGNTFTESVMPNTISLTATDADGTNTGTAELSTNVSMVAAVSGSEQTAVNWSVAGAGSISSNGVYTAPAALPTNTAVTITAALASNPAITASYSLNVINPIAVISGSSPSLAPAGESTAITFTGTGFVPSTVVLVNNTPVPTTYQSATSVVAEVTVSPSDTGNLSITAQNPAPGGGTSLFYLESISASLGVRAAARILDQTTFGPTSALISHVQQEGIDAWLSEQFNTPQTVLAPVYSTHPSYCSAAEYCTESEWYQAVLTGNDQLRQRVAFALSELYVISAFPITGVGVTPYINMLAADAFTNWHQIMTDVTLSPAMGIYLDMLDSHSPTGTEIADENYAREFMQLFNMGIYLLNQDGSLQLDGNGNPIPAYTEAQVEAFARAFTGWTYANADGSTPSSLIGVPNYFHPMVAVEADHDTNPKTLLNDTDPTSYKGTTLPSGQTAEQDVQDAITNVFNHPNVPPFVSKQLIQHLVTSMPSPGYISRVASVFTNDGNGVRGNMTAVLNAIFTDPEARAGDTDASADVGKLREPILWLTAVMRGLGVTNTDPNNYYDQLSTYLVPLGERPFAASSVFNFFSPSYVIPGTTLNAPEFGIENTASVATLLTLADRLMMNKFVSFNVDLSATSSWGQMASTPSVLVDALGTLFMHAEMDPNIRASIISEVSSVTDLGQRVRLAVYLVITASQYKVSH